One segment of Podarcis muralis chromosome 17, rPodMur119.hap1.1, whole genome shotgun sequence DNA contains the following:
- the TPI1 gene encoding triosephosphate isomerase, translating to MSPRKFFVGGNWKMNGDKKSLGELIQTLNGAKVPADTEVVCGAPSIYLDFARQKLDAKIGVAAQNCYKVPKGAFTGEISPAMIKDVGVTWVILGHSERRHVFGESDELIGQKVAHALAEGLGVIACIGEKLDEREAGITEKVVFEQTKAIADNVKDWSKVVLAYEPVWAIGTGKTATPQQAQEVHEKLRGWLKSHVSDAVAQSTRIIYGGSVTGPTCKELASQHDVDGFLVGGASLKPEFVDIINAKH from the exons ATGTCGCCCAGGAAATTCTTCGTCGGCGGGAACTGGAAGATGAACGGCGACAAGAAGAGCCTCGGGGAGCTCATCCAGACTCTCAATGGCGCCAAGGTCCCCGCAGACACCG AGGTCGTTTGTGGTGCCCCCTCCATCTACCTCGACTTTGCCCGCCAAAAGCTCGATGCCAAGATCGGTGTGGCCGCCCAGAATTGTTACAAGGTGCCTAAGGGAGCTTTCACAGGAGAGATCAG CCCAGCCATGATAAAGGATGTTGGTGTCACCTGGGTGATTTTGGGACACTCTGAGAGGAGGCATGTCTTTGGCGAGTCCGACGAG CTCATAGGGCAGAAGGTGGCGCACGCCTTGGCTGAGGGTCTGGGCGTCATCGCCTGCATTGGGGAAAAACTGGACGAGCGAGAGGCTGGCATCACCGAGAAAGTGGTATTTGAGCAGACCAAGGCTATTGCGG ATAACGTGAAGGACTGGAGCAAAGTGGTTCTTGCCTATGAGCCAGTTTGGGCCATTGGGACTGGTAAAACTGCAACTCCTCAACAG GCTCAGGAGGTTCACGAGAAGCTGAGGGGCTGGCTGAAGAGTCACGTGTCCGATGCTGTTGCACAGTCGACTCGGATCATCTACGGAG GTTCCGTCACTGGCCCCACCTGCAAAGAACTGGCCTCCCAGCACGACGTGGACGGCTTCCTCGTCGGCGGGGCTTCCCTCAAGCCCGAATTCGTAGACATCATCAACGCGAAACACTGA